A stretch of the Vigna radiata var. radiata cultivar VC1973A chromosome 7, Vradiata_ver6, whole genome shotgun sequence genome encodes the following:
- the LOC106766904 gene encoding lipid transfer protein EARLI 1: MASKGALLLCLNILFFSVVSCTYVPCNPPPKAPKKPPHTPVPKPPSTKYGSCPLDTVKFGVCADVLGLIGVQLGKPPKTPCCNLIQGLADLEAAVCLCTALKANVLGINLNVPIKLNLLLNYCGKKTPXDFLCN; encoded by the coding sequence ATGGCTTCGAAGGGTGCTCTTCTCTTGTGTTTGAACATCTTGTTTTTCAGTGTGGTTAGCTGCACATACGTGCCATGCAACCCACCCCCAAAAGCTCCAAAAAAGCCACCACACACACCTGTGCCAAAGCCACCTTCCACAAAGTATGGGAGTTGCCCATTAGACACCGTTAAGTTTGGTGTGTGCGCTGATGTGTTGGGTTTGATCGGCGTGCAGCTTGGGAAGCCACCAAAGACCCCATGCTGCAACCTCATCCAAGGCCTTGCTGATCTTGAAGCTGCCGTCTGCCTTTGCACTGCTCTCAAAGCTAACGTCTTGGGCATCAACCTCAATGTCCCCATCAAGTTGAACTTGCTTCTCAACTACTGTGGAAAGAAAACTCCTAANGATTTCCTCTGCAATTAA